Proteins encoded by one window of Dyella humicola:
- the prpF gene encoding 2-methylaconitate cis-trans isomerase PrpF encodes MASLPQLRIPATYLRGGTSKGVFFRLQDLPEAAQVPGAARDALLLRVIGSPDPYGKQIDGMGGATSSTSKTVIVSKSSRPDHDVDYLFGQVAIDKAFVDWSGNCGNLSAAVGPFAIAAGVMDPARVPRDGIATVRIWQANIGKTILARVPMTNGAVQETGDFELDGVTFPAAEVQLEFIDPAAEEEGAGGAMFPTGHLVDDLEVPGVGTLKATMINAGIPTIFVEASAIGYTGTELQDAINSDSKALAMFETIRAHGALRMGLIKSLDEIATRQHTPKVAFVAGPADYVASSGKPVAAGDIDLLVRAMSMGKLHHAMMGTAAVAIGTAAAIPGTLVNMAAGGGERQAVRFGHPSGTLRVGAEAALVDGTWTVTKAIMSRSARVLMEGWVRVPVG; translated from the coding sequence ATGGCATCGCTTCCCCAGCTCCGCATTCCCGCCACCTACTTGCGCGGGGGCACCAGCAAGGGCGTGTTTTTCCGCCTGCAGGACCTGCCCGAGGCTGCGCAGGTGCCGGGCGCCGCGCGCGATGCGCTGTTGCTGCGCGTGATCGGCAGCCCCGATCCCTATGGCAAGCAGATCGATGGCATGGGCGGCGCCACGTCCAGCACTAGCAAGACGGTAATCGTGTCCAAAAGCAGCCGGCCGGACCATGACGTGGATTACCTGTTCGGCCAGGTAGCGATCGACAAGGCGTTCGTCGACTGGAGCGGCAACTGCGGCAATCTCTCGGCGGCGGTCGGTCCGTTCGCCATCGCCGCAGGCGTGATGGACCCGGCGCGCGTACCGCGTGATGGCATCGCCACCGTGCGTATCTGGCAGGCGAACATCGGCAAGACCATCCTTGCGCGTGTGCCGATGACCAACGGCGCCGTGCAGGAAACAGGCGATTTCGAGCTCGATGGCGTGACCTTCCCCGCCGCCGAAGTGCAGTTGGAGTTCATCGATCCGGCCGCCGAGGAAGAGGGCGCAGGTGGGGCCATGTTCCCCACCGGGCACCTCGTCGACGACCTGGAGGTGCCGGGCGTCGGCACGCTCAAGGCAACCATGATCAACGCTGGCATTCCCACCATTTTCGTCGAGGCCTCCGCGATCGGCTACACCGGCACGGAGCTGCAGGACGCCATCAACAGCGATTCCAAGGCGCTGGCGATGTTCGAGACCATTCGCGCGCACGGTGCGCTGCGCATGGGCCTGATCAAATCACTCGACGAGATCGCCACGCGCCAGCACACGCCCAAGGTGGCCTTCGTCGCTGGACCAGCTGATTACGTCGCGTCGAGCGGCAAGCCGGTGGCGGCGGGCGACATCGATCTCCTCGTGCGTGCGATGTCGATGGGCAAGCTGCATCACGCCATGATGGGTACGGCAGCGGTGGCCATCGGCACCGCGGCGGCCATTCCAGGCACGCTGGTGAACATGGCCGCAGGCGGTGGCGAACGTCAGGCGGTGCGCTTTGGCCATCCGTCCGGGACGTTGCGAGTGGGTGCCGAGGCGGCGCTGGTTGACGGCACGTGGACGGTCACCAAGGCCATTATGAGCCGCAGCGCGCGCGTGCTGATGGAGGGCTGGGTGCGCGTGCCTGTTGGGTGA
- a CDS encoding OmpA family protein, with protein sequence MKRKGLYIFIALVLGGAGAVHAQDNTSSSTSTTTQSTPASGYDGRWYIAPTVGGYYNDTKRNTNSTQFYYGLGVGRFFGPNWSLDVFADRTKRTIDDSLGGGRWSNNNYGVTARYYFLDWNAWRPYLLGGVMGSQHITQISNGWAPAAEAGVGLSKTITDSSDFRVEGGYRYDWDNVTLRNRNGYGDWFFGVSIVSRFGEPAAAPVVAPPPPPPDCSKQFRNGVNLCDNKCPDLPEGTIVGPDGCPQKVVIDLRGVNFKFDRPKKGEKDIAPSLAEPTKDSLAILDQTVDTLKRYPQVRVLVAGHTDNVGTAEYNQSLSERRAKIVYDYLIAHGIDQSRLDPPVGYGLTKPIDTNDTAEGRARNRRTELDVQQ encoded by the coding sequence ATGAAACGTAAGGGCCTATACATTTTTATTGCCCTCGTACTGGGCGGCGCAGGTGCCGTTCATGCACAGGACAACACTTCCAGCTCGACGTCGACCACCACACAGTCGACCCCCGCCTCGGGCTATGACGGTCGTTGGTATATAGCCCCCACGGTCGGTGGCTACTACAACGACACCAAGCGCAACACCAATAGCACCCAGTTCTACTATGGCCTGGGCGTTGGTCGGTTCTTCGGTCCGAACTGGTCGCTTGATGTCTTTGCCGATCGCACCAAGCGCACCATCGACGACAGCCTGGGTGGCGGTCGTTGGTCGAACAACAACTACGGCGTAACGGCCCGCTACTACTTCCTGGATTGGAACGCATGGCGCCCGTATCTGTTGGGCGGCGTGATGGGTAGCCAGCACATCACCCAGATCAGTAACGGTTGGGCGCCGGCGGCTGAAGCAGGCGTGGGTCTGTCGAAGACGATCACCGACAGCTCCGATTTCCGCGTCGAAGGCGGCTACCGCTACGACTGGGACAATGTGACGCTGCGCAACAGGAACGGTTACGGCGACTGGTTCTTCGGTGTCAGCATCGTGTCTCGCTTCGGCGAGCCGGCCGCTGCGCCCGTGGTCGCGCCGCCGCCGCCGCCGCCGGATTGCTCCAAGCAATTCCGCAACGGTGTGAACCTGTGCGACAACAAGTGCCCGGATCTGCCGGAAGGCACGATCGTCGGTCCGGATGGCTGCCCGCAGAAGGTTGTGATCGATCTGCGCGGCGTGAACTTCAAGTTCGATCGTCCGAAGAAGGGCGAGAAGGACATCGCACCGTCGTTGGCCGAGCCGACCAAGGACTCGCTGGCTATCCTCGATCAGACGGTCGATACCCTGAAGCGTTACCCGCAGGTGCGCGTGCTGGTGGCTGGTCACACCGACAATGTCGGTACGGCCGAGTACAACCAGAGCTTGTCGGAGCGTCGTGCGAAGATCGTGTACGACTACCTGATCGCTCACGGCATCGATCAGAGCCGCCTCGATCCTCCGGTGGGTTATGGCTTGACCAAGCCGATCGACACCAACGACACGGCCGAAGGTCGTGCTCGCAATCGTCGTACCGAGCTGGACGTTCAGCAGTAA
- the kbl gene encoding glycine C-acetyltransferase, translated as MSYPGQSRFASELESIREQGLFKAERIITSPQSAKIRLDSGQEVLNFCANNYLGLADHPDVIQAAKDALDSHGFGMASVRFICGTQDLHKQLEKKIAEFFGTEDTILYAACFDANGGLFEPLLGEEDAIISDALNHASIIDGIRLCKAKRFRYGNCDMADLEKQLQAADAAGARTKLITTDGAFSMDGFIAPLDQITALAEKYGALVHIDECHCTGFLGDTGRGSAEVNGVLNKIDIITGTLGKALGGALGGFTTGPREIIEMLRQRSRPYLFSNSLPPHVVAAGIKVFEMLAAAGDLRDQVKENTRYFREQMTKAGFDIKPGVHPIVPVMIYDAKKAQAMATELLDEGIYVTGFFYPVVPQGQARIRTQMSAAHTREHLDQAIAAFTKVGKKLGVI; from the coding sequence ATGAGCTACCCCGGCCAGTCGCGCTTCGCCAGCGAACTCGAATCGATCCGTGAGCAAGGCCTGTTCAAGGCTGAGCGCATCATCACCTCACCGCAGTCGGCGAAGATCCGCCTGGACAGCGGGCAGGAAGTACTCAACTTCTGCGCCAACAACTATCTGGGGCTGGCCGATCACCCCGACGTGATCCAGGCCGCGAAGGACGCGCTGGATAGCCACGGCTTCGGCATGGCGTCGGTGCGCTTCATCTGTGGTACGCAGGACCTGCACAAGCAATTGGAAAAAAAGATCGCCGAATTCTTCGGCACCGAGGACACCATCCTCTACGCCGCCTGCTTCGACGCCAACGGCGGTCTGTTCGAGCCGCTGCTGGGTGAGGAAGACGCGATCATCTCCGACGCGCTCAACCATGCCTCGATCATCGACGGCATCCGCCTGTGCAAGGCCAAGCGTTTCCGCTACGGCAACTGCGACATGGCGGATCTTGAGAAGCAGCTGCAGGCGGCCGACGCGGCGGGCGCGCGTACCAAGCTGATCACCACCGATGGCGCGTTCTCGATGGATGGCTTCATCGCCCCGCTCGACCAGATCACCGCACTGGCGGAGAAATACGGTGCGCTCGTGCATATCGACGAATGCCATTGCACCGGCTTCCTCGGCGACACCGGTCGCGGCTCGGCCGAAGTGAACGGCGTACTGAACAAGATCGACATCATCACCGGCACGCTGGGCAAGGCCCTCGGCGGCGCCCTGGGCGGCTTCACCACCGGCCCGCGCGAAATCATCGAGATGCTGCGCCAGCGCTCGCGCCCCTACCTGTTCTCCAACTCGCTGCCGCCGCACGTGGTGGCCGCCGGCATCAAGGTGTTCGAGATGCTCGCCGCCGCGGGTGACCTGCGCGATCAGGTCAAGGAAAACACGCGCTATTTCCGCGAGCAGATGACCAAGGCGGGCTTCGACATCAAGCCGGGCGTGCATCCAATCGTGCCGGTGATGATCTACGACGCCAAGAAGGCCCAGGCCATGGCGACCGAACTGCTCGACGAAGGCATCTACGTCACCGGCTTCTTCTACCCCGTGGTGCCGCAGGGCCAGGCGCGCATCCGTACCCAGATGAGCGCCGCGCATACGCGCGAGCATCTCGATCAGGCGATTGCGGCGTTCACCAAGGTGGGCAAGAAGCTGGGCGTAATCTGA
- a CDS encoding DUF748 domain-containing protein — MADLFSNPFMAKGRDRALTVYRSHRVRKTLLILAIVLLVFGLLGFLAAPSIIRSQIESRASAALQRPVTVGAAHLNPYTLRLQLDQLHIADRDGKSPFVDIDQAVIDASWTSVFRMAPVLDELALQHPRIHIVRTADQRFNFSDLIDRYASKPTDPKTPPARFALSNISVHNGDIQFDDQLMKANHHVEQLELGIPFIANLPSDTDVFVQPLLAMRVDGSALRIDGHTKPFADSRESTINFQLDRLDLSRYIGYAPTPLPIAIPKGLLSGTLDLHFVQTKSTPELQLTGNLQLDDFALDSSHGAAIAQVGHGSAELVDVQPLVSRYHLGVLKLDRAQLFYAQGADGHSNLDALTASSAPAEAGKPTTPTDLRIASLVLSDSTVHYTDATQNKLDLLNLHGNLQGLSMLAAPPAKLDLTGKLFEGEITAKGSLDLPASKLVATLGLKQVEMVPLQAMAAPTVGARMTKGKLDATGPLTLDWGKTTNVHLADAHATVTDFALEPQFSGHGAPVAWGKLEAELTLIDLASRQIQLGTVTASNLSLDVQRSKNQHISIVDLFAVKNTRRQAAPDSGPPWHWSIAHLGFDNASVALTDLAAGDKPVTINIQSLTGGLEHLSDKFNEPRDLKLSGAIGKGSFVATGKLQPLPTMADLQLSTKQLDIAPFESYISVPLNVTISTARISSDGKLHYDGRSTVPAFTYRGNAALEQVRIQDKLTGDDFLRWRTLSASNVELTYGSGAPRMHIGSLVLSSFYARVIVNASGKLNLSEVVAQPEAAPVSVTRTEGSTPAAPAAPKPQAAVATTAAATTAPAGPAPDILIGGITLVNGQLNYTDNFIKPNYTANLTKLTGKIGTIGSAAGGPPAALSVQAALDDNSPVDIDGTINPLQPVAFLDIKGKANDVELTRLTAYSTRYTGYPITQGKLTMDVHYTLDQRKLNADNHIFITQLTFGDRDESPGIAHLPVKLAVALLKDTQGNIDVNVPVSGSLDDPQFSMGGLIWRAIGNLIAKAATAPFRLLGAAFSGGSHEDLGFVEFEPGSAVLDAQAQERLGKIVAMLNQKPALNLDITGRVDPSKDEDGLRKVTVDNMVRQQKALDQTGKGADTSAAALAAVNVTPDEYERYLKRAYKDDDFKGKPKNVIGLKKSLEPDEMRSLMETNVAVDAKAMHDLADRRAAAVQTWLKGKLDDKRVSLKDPKLTPDGIDDKGKTTRAEFGLHQA; from the coding sequence ATGGCTGATCTGTTCAGCAACCCTTTCATGGCCAAGGGACGCGATCGCGCCCTCACCGTCTATCGATCCCACCGCGTACGCAAGACGCTGCTGATCCTGGCCATCGTGCTGCTGGTCTTCGGACTGCTCGGTTTCCTGGCAGCGCCCTCGATCATCCGTTCGCAGATCGAATCTCGCGCCAGCGCCGCACTGCAGCGACCGGTCACCGTGGGCGCCGCGCACCTGAACCCTTACACGTTGCGGTTGCAGCTTGACCAACTGCATATCGCCGACCGAGACGGCAAGTCGCCCTTCGTGGATATCGACCAGGCCGTGATCGATGCGTCCTGGACGTCGGTGTTCCGCATGGCGCCGGTGCTGGACGAACTGGCCCTGCAGCATCCGCGCATCCACATCGTGCGCACGGCGGACCAGCGCTTCAACTTCAGCGACCTGATCGACCGCTACGCATCCAAGCCGACGGACCCGAAGACGCCACCCGCGCGCTTCGCGCTCTCCAACATCAGCGTGCATAACGGCGACATCCAGTTCGACGACCAGTTGATGAAGGCGAATCATCACGTCGAACAACTGGAACTGGGTATCCCCTTCATCGCCAACCTGCCCAGCGACACCGATGTCTTCGTGCAACCGCTGCTGGCGATGCGCGTGGACGGCAGCGCGCTGCGTATCGACGGCCATACCAAGCCGTTTGCCGACAGTCGCGAGTCGACCATCAACTTCCAGCTCGATCGACTCGATCTCTCGCGCTACATCGGCTACGCGCCTACACCACTGCCCATCGCCATCCCCAAGGGCTTGCTGAGCGGCACGCTGGACCTGCATTTCGTGCAGACCAAGTCGACGCCGGAGCTGCAGCTCACCGGCAACCTGCAGCTGGATGATTTCGCCCTCGACAGCAGCCACGGTGCCGCCATAGCCCAGGTGGGTCACGGCAGCGCCGAACTGGTCGACGTGCAGCCACTGGTGTCGCGTTATCACCTCGGCGTGCTGAAGCTGGATCGGGCGCAGCTCTTTTACGCGCAGGGTGCGGACGGGCATAGCAACCTTGACGCGCTCACCGCCTCTTCTGCGCCGGCAGAGGCCGGCAAACCAACCACACCGACCGACCTGCGCATCGCATCGCTCGTGCTCAGCGACAGCACCGTCCACTACACCGACGCAACCCAGAACAAACTCGACCTGCTCAACCTGCATGGCAACTTGCAAGGCCTGAGCATGCTCGCCGCGCCGCCGGCGAAGCTCGATCTGACCGGCAAGCTGTTTGAGGGCGAAATCACCGCCAAGGGCTCGCTCGACTTGCCGGCATCCAAGCTCGTGGCGACGCTCGGCCTGAAACAGGTGGAGATGGTGCCGCTACAGGCCATGGCCGCGCCGACCGTGGGCGCGCGCATGACCAAGGGCAAACTCGACGCCACTGGCCCACTGACGCTCGACTGGGGCAAGACGACGAATGTGCATCTTGCCGACGCCCATGCCACCGTCACGGACTTTGCCCTCGAGCCGCAATTCAGCGGTCACGGCGCACCGGTGGCTTGGGGCAAGCTCGAAGCCGAGCTCACCCTGATCGATCTGGCCAGCCGCCAGATCCAGCTGGGCACGGTGACCGCGAGCAACCTGAGCCTGGATGTACAGCGAAGCAAAAACCAGCACATCAGCATCGTCGACTTGTTCGCGGTCAAGAACACACGACGCCAGGCCGCCCCGGACAGTGGTCCGCCGTGGCACTGGAGCATCGCCCATCTCGGCTTCGACAACGCGTCGGTCGCGCTCACCGACCTGGCGGCTGGCGACAAGCCGGTAACGATCAACATCCAGTCGCTGACGGGTGGCCTGGAACATCTCAGCGACAAGTTCAACGAGCCGCGCGATCTCAAGCTCAGTGGCGCCATCGGCAAGGGCAGCTTTGTCGCCACTGGCAAGCTGCAGCCGCTACCCACCATGGCCGATCTCCAGCTCAGCACCAAGCAGCTGGACATTGCGCCGTTCGAGTCGTACATCAGCGTACCGCTGAACGTCACTATCTCCACCGCTCGCATCAGCAGCGACGGCAAGCTGCATTACGACGGCCGCAGCACGGTGCCCGCCTTCACCTACCGCGGCAACGCGGCCTTGGAACAGGTGCGCATCCAGGACAAGCTCACCGGTGACGACTTCCTGCGCTGGCGGACGCTCAGCGCCAGCAACGTCGAGCTGACCTACGGCAGCGGCGCGCCGCGCATGCATATCGGCAGCCTCGTGCTCAGTTCGTTCTATGCCCGCGTGATCGTCAATGCGAGCGGCAAGCTGAACCTGTCCGAAGTCGTCGCGCAACCGGAAGCCGCGCCGGTGTCGGTGACCCGTACCGAAGGCAGCACGCCTGCCGCGCCTGCCGCTCCCAAGCCACAGGCGGCCGTGGCCACGACAGCAGCGGCCACGACGGCGCCCGCCGGCCCTGCGCCGGACATTCTTATCGGCGGCATCACGCTGGTGAACGGCCAGCTCAACTACACCGACAACTTCATCAAGCCCAACTACACCGCCAACCTCACCAAGTTGACCGGCAAGATCGGCACCATCGGCAGTGCGGCAGGCGGTCCGCCGGCCGCTCTATCGGTGCAGGCCGCACTGGACGACAACTCGCCCGTTGATATCGACGGCACCATCAATCCGTTGCAACCGGTGGCCTTCCTCGACATCAAGGGCAAGGCCAACGACGTCGAGTTGACCCGCCTCACCGCGTATTCCACCCGCTATACGGGCTACCCCATTACCCAGGGCAAGCTCACGATGGATGTCCACTACACGCTTGACCAGCGCAAGCTCAATGCGGACAACCACATCTTCATCACCCAGCTCACCTTCGGCGATCGCGACGAAAGCCCCGGCATTGCCCATCTGCCGGTGAAGCTGGCGGTGGCGCTGCTCAAGGACACCCAGGGCAATATCGATGTGAACGTGCCGGTGTCCGGTTCCCTGGATGATCCGCAGTTCAGCATGGGTGGCCTGATCTGGCGCGCCATCGGCAACCTGATCGCCAAAGCAGCCACCGCGCCGTTCCGCTTGCTGGGAGCTGCCTTCAGTGGCGGCAGCCACGAGGACCTGGGCTTTGTCGAGTTCGAGCCTGGTTCCGCCGTGCTGGACGCCCAGGCCCAGGAGCGGCTCGGCAAGATCGTCGCCATGCTCAACCAGAAGCCCGCGCTCAATCTGGACATCACCGGACGGGTCGATCCGTCCAAGGACGAGGACGGCCTGCGCAAGGTCACCGTGGACAACATGGTTCGCCAGCAGAAGGCCCTGGATCAGACGGGCAAGGGTGCCGACACCTCGGCGGCGGCCTTGGCCGCGGTCAACGTGACGCCCGACGAGTACGAGCGCTACCTCAAACGCGCCTACAAGGACGACGACTTCAAGGGCAAGCCGAAAAACGTTATCGGCCTGAAGAAGTCGCTCGAGCCCGACGAAATGCGCAGCCTGATGGAAACCAATGTCGCCGTGGATGCCAAGGCCATGCATGACCTGGCTGATCGACGCGCCGCTGCCGTACAGACGTGGCTGAAGGGCAAGCTGGACGACAAGCGCGTGTCACTGAAGGACCCCAAGCTCACGCCCGACGGCATCGACGACAAGGGCAAGACGACTCGGGCGGAGTTCGGCCTGCATCAGGCCTGA
- a CDS encoding bifunctional 2-methylcitrate dehydratase/aconitate hydratase produces the protein MSVHDIRSAKRPDPDQPMVDVANYVIDFKIDSSEAYDTARYMLLDSLGTAMLAMKFPECVKHLGPVVPGATLPDGARVPGTSHELDPMQAAFAIGTQIRWLDFNDTWLAAEWGHPSDNLGSILAVADYLSRKAEREGGQPLTVRDVLTYAIKAHEIQGCYALKNSFNRVGQDHVILVRLASTAVATAMLGGTREQIITAVSHSWIDNGVLRTYRHAPNAGPRKSWAAGDACRRAVMHAINAVYRGVVDYPSALSAKTWGYYDVAFKGREFEFERPFGSYVMENVLFKISYPAEFHAQTAVECAMQLHGAVAGKIDQIEKVVIETQEAGARIIDKTGPLANYADRDHCIQYMVAVPLIFGRLTADDYNDDVAADPRIDALRDRMVVSENPLFTKDYFDPDRRYIGNSVQVFFKDGSSTEKVAIDFPIGHRKRRAEGIPVLLKKFEAALRGHLPAHRVKAILEATADPARLDDMPIQAFLGFFTL, from the coding sequence ATGAGTGTCCATGACATCCGCTCGGCCAAGCGCCCAGACCCCGATCAGCCGATGGTCGACGTCGCCAACTACGTGATCGACTTCAAGATCGATTCGAGCGAGGCATACGACACCGCGCGCTACATGCTGCTCGACTCGCTGGGCACGGCCATGCTTGCGATGAAGTTCCCGGAGTGCGTCAAGCATCTCGGCCCCGTCGTGCCGGGCGCCACTCTGCCGGACGGTGCGCGCGTGCCAGGTACCAGCCACGAACTGGACCCGATGCAGGCCGCGTTCGCCATCGGTACGCAGATCCGCTGGCTGGATTTCAACGACACCTGGCTGGCGGCCGAGTGGGGCCATCCGTCGGACAACCTCGGCAGCATTCTGGCCGTGGCCGACTACCTCAGCCGCAAGGCCGAGCGCGAGGGCGGCCAGCCGCTGACCGTACGCGACGTGCTGACCTATGCCATCAAGGCGCATGAGATCCAGGGGTGCTACGCGCTCAAGAACAGCTTCAATCGCGTGGGCCAGGACCACGTGATCCTGGTGCGCCTGGCGTCCACGGCCGTCGCCACGGCCATGCTGGGCGGCACCCGGGAGCAGATCATCACCGCCGTGTCGCATAGCTGGATCGACAACGGCGTGCTGCGCACCTATCGTCACGCCCCCAATGCCGGCCCGCGCAAGAGCTGGGCTGCGGGCGATGCCTGCCGTCGCGCCGTGATGCATGCGATCAACGCGGTTTACCGCGGTGTGGTGGACTACCCGTCGGCATTGAGCGCCAAGACCTGGGGCTATTACGACGTGGCCTTCAAGGGCAGGGAGTTCGAGTTCGAGCGCCCGTTCGGCAGCTACGTGATGGAGAACGTGCTGTTCAAGATCAGCTACCCAGCGGAATTCCACGCGCAGACCGCAGTGGAGTGCGCCATGCAGCTGCACGGCGCCGTGGCCGGCAAGATCGACCAGATCGAAAAGGTGGTGATCGAGACCCAGGAAGCCGGTGCCCGCATCATCGACAAGACCGGCCCGTTGGCCAACTACGCCGATCGCGACCATTGCATCCAGTACATGGTGGCCGTGCCGCTCATTTTCGGCCGCCTCACCGCTGACGACTATAACGACGACGTGGCTGCCGACCCCCGTATCGATGCCCTCCGCGACAGGATGGTGGTCAGCGAGAACCCGCTGTTCACCAAGGACTATTTCGACCCGGACAGGCGTTATATCGGCAATTCGGTCCAGGTATTCTTCAAGGACGGCAGCAGCACGGAGAAAGTGGCCATCGACTTCCCAATCGGCCACCGCAAGCGCCGTGCCGAGGGCATCCCGGTCCTACTCAAGAAGTTCGAGGCGGCCCTGCGCGGCCACTTGCCGGCCCACCGGGTCAAGGCCATTCTTGAGGCCACGGCTGACCCAGCGAGGCTGGATGATATGCCCATTCAGGCTTTTTTGGGGTTCTTCACGTTGTAA
- a CDS encoding OmpA family protein — protein MNRKGLYFMIALALGGVGAVHAQDNTAGAATTTTPSYDGRWYIAPTVGGYYNDTDRNTNSRQFYYGLGVGRFIAPNVSIDLFVDRTKRTVDGNAALQNRWANNNYGVTARYYFGEWTAWRPYLLAGVMGSQHQNAVDNGWAPAAELGVGVSKTVTDSTDLRVEAGYRYDWDDKTQPNKNGYGDVFLGVSIVSRFGEPAAAAPVAAPAPAPAAPDCSKQFRNGVNLCDNKCPDLPEGTIVGPDGCPQKVVIDLRGVNFKFDRPKKGEADIRKSLAEPTADSLAILDQAVDTLQRYPQVHVTVAGHTDNVGTAEYNQALSERRAKIVFDYLTAHGIAANRLEGPIGFGKNNPIDTNDTDTGRARNRRTELQVKQ, from the coding sequence ATGAATCGTAAGGGCTTGTACTTCATGATTGCCCTGGCCCTGGGCGGCGTAGGTGCCGTTCACGCGCAAGACAACACCGCCGGTGCTGCCACCACGACCACGCCTAGCTACGATGGTCGCTGGTATATCGCTCCGACCGTCGGCGGCTACTACAACGACACCGATCGCAACACCAACAGCCGCCAGTTCTATTATGGCCTGGGCGTTGGTCGCTTCATTGCCCCAAATGTCTCGATCGATCTGTTCGTCGATCGCACGAAGCGCACCGTCGATGGTAACGCGGCGCTGCAAAATCGCTGGGCCAACAACAACTACGGCGTGACCGCTCGCTACTACTTCGGCGAATGGACTGCATGGCGTCCGTACCTGCTCGCAGGCGTGATGGGCAGCCAGCATCAGAACGCCGTCGACAACGGCTGGGCACCGGCTGCCGAGCTGGGCGTGGGCGTGTCGAAGACCGTCACTGACAGCACCGACCTGCGCGTCGAAGCGGGTTACCGCTATGACTGGGACGACAAGACCCAGCCGAACAAGAACGGCTACGGCGACGTGTTCCTCGGCGTCAGCATCGTGTCGCGCTTCGGCGAGCCGGCTGCTGCCGCTCCGGTGGCTGCTCCCGCGCCGGCACCGGCTGCGCCGGACTGCTCCAAGCAGTTCCGCAACGGTGTGAATCTGTGCGACAACAAGTGCCCGGATCTGCCGGAAGGCACGATCGTCGGTCCGGACGGTTGTCCGCAGAAGGTCGTCATCGACCTGCGCGGCGTGAACTTCAAGTTCGATCGCCCGAAGAAGGGCGAGGCTGACATTCGTAAGTCGCTTGCCGAGCCGACCGCTGACTCGCTCGCGATCCTGGATCAGGCTGTCGACACGCTGCAGCGTTACCCGCAGGTGCACGTGACCGTTGCCGGCCACACCGACAACGTCGGCACCGCCGAGTACAACCAGGCGCTGTCCGAGCGTCGCGCGAAGATCGTGTTCGACTACCTGACCGCGCACGGCATCGCTGCCAATCGCCTGGAAGGTCCGATCGGTTTCGGCAAGAACAACCCGATCGACACCAACGACACGGATACCGGCCGCGCCCGTAACCGTCGCACGGAGCTGCAGGTCAAGCAGTAA
- a CDS encoding pseudouridine synthase, whose translation MRTLRPNTSTRTEAAPRHGLARVLSKLGVCSRSQAEKAVREGRVSVDGKVVLDPERPTDVQRQQIRLDNEPVVATTRVYLALNKPRGIVVSAADERGRDTVYDLLKDAGLPWLGPVGRLDKASEGLLLLSNDSVWAAQLTEPKHHVDKTYHVQIDRIPDQALLDRLITGVVEQGERLMAKRVVLLRTGEKNAWLEIVLDEGRNRHIRRLLAAHEISVLRLIRVAIGPLALGELAKGQWRPLSADEVRALATS comes from the coding sequence ATGCGTACTCTCCGACCCAACACCTCAACACGCACAGAGGCTGCACCACGTCATGGTTTGGCGCGCGTGCTCAGCAAGCTCGGAGTGTGTTCGCGCAGCCAGGCCGAAAAGGCGGTGCGCGAGGGCAGGGTAAGTGTGGATGGGAAGGTCGTGCTCGATCCCGAGCGTCCCACCGATGTGCAACGCCAACAGATCCGTCTGGACAACGAGCCCGTGGTGGCCACGACGCGTGTCTACCTCGCGCTCAACAAGCCGCGTGGCATTGTGGTCAGTGCGGCAGACGAGCGTGGTCGCGACACCGTATACGACTTGTTGAAGGATGCCGGGTTACCGTGGCTGGGTCCGGTGGGGCGCTTGGACAAGGCCAGCGAGGGTTTGCTGCTGTTGAGTAACGACAGTGTCTGGGCAGCACAGCTCACCGAGCCCAAGCATCACGTGGACAAGACCTATCACGTGCAGATCGACCGCATTCCGGATCAGGCGCTACTGGATCGGTTGATCACGGGCGTCGTCGAGCAGGGCGAGCGCCTCATGGCCAAACGTGTCGTGCTGCTTCGCACGGGCGAAAAAAACGCTTGGCTCGAGATCGTGTTGGACGAAGGACGCAACCGACATATCAGGCGCTTGCTGGCGGCGCATGAGATCTCCGTGCTGCGGCTGATTCGCGTGGCGATTGGGCCGCTGGCGCTGGGTGAGCTGGCCAAGGGGCAGTGGCGACCCTTGAGCGCTGACGAAGTGCGGGCGTTGGCGACGTCCTAA